CAGATTATCACAAAATCGCCGGAATCCTGATCCAAAGTCATACAGCTTATCAGGGTTCTCGCGCTGTCATCGGAATGGGCATCAACCTCAATAATCCCATGCAGCATCTTTCCAATCTCCGGTCCCCGGCGATTTCACTCTATGAACTGACGGGAAACCCAACGGAACCTGAATCTTTTTTGGAGGATCTTCTGGACCGGGCGGATGCATACTACCGGGATTTTATACACCTGCGCTTCAGCCATTACCTGCCTGAGCTCAACCGCGTACTTTACAGCAAAGATAAATCCTTGATTTTAACGGAAGGAAAACATCAGCGGATTGTGATTCCCCGGGAATTCACAAAGGATGGGTATTTAAAATGTGAAGAAGATGGGGAAACGGTGATCCTGATGGTTTAGATTCAGGCATCTCAGTGTTGCTTCGCAGCTTTTTTAAGAAGTTGGAAGTTAGAAGTTGGAAGTTGGCGTCGCTACGCTCCTGGAGCTTCAGTCGACAGTCGTTAGTCGGCAGTAGACAGTGGCTTGGGGATTGGGGAGATTGGGAGATTGGATGATTAGCCCCCTTGTCACGCATTACGCGTTACTTTTTCAGTCGGCAGTCGACAGTCTGTAGCGAGGAAGGCTGGCACTTCGTGCTTTTTGGGAAGCTGGAAGTTGCCGTCGCTACGCGGTTTTCAATCACCACTTTGTGGTGTTCAAACGCTGCTGCGCAGTGAAGCAATTGAACGGCACATAGTGCCACTTGAATTTTTGAACGCCGAAAACGTTTGAACACTGAGCATAGCTAAGTGCGATCATCAAGTAACTTTTAGTATTCAAAAACCTCTTATTAAAAAAGGAGGCAAGCAGATGAAACGTTTTGAAGGAAAAACAGCAGTCATCACTGGTGGTGCCGGTGGAATCGGTTCTATTACCGGTGAATTGATGGCCAAAGAAGGAGCAAAGGTTCTTCTTGTTGATTTACATGAAGATGATTTAAAAAAGACCGTTGAAAAGATAAACAATCCAAACGTACACTATTTTGCAGCGGATGTAACAGATGAAAAGCAGGTCCAGGCTTACGCAAAAAAAGCAGAAGAGCTCTTCAGTCATGTTGATATATTTTTCAACAATGCAGGAATCGAAGGGAAGGTCCTGCCCTTGGAGGATTATCCATCGGACCTTTACAGGAAAGTCATCGATGTGAATGTCCATGGGGTATATTACGGACTCAAATATATCTTCCCCTTGATGAAAAAATCAGGAAAGGGCGGCTCCGTGATTATCACATCGTCTGTTGCAGGTATAAAAGGTACCCCTAATGTCCTGCCTTATGTGACCAGTAAACATGCAATTATTGGGATGATGCGCTCTGCTGCCCTGGAAGGAGCTCCCCATAAAATCCGTGTGAATACCGTCAATCCGTCTCCTATTGACAACCGGATGATGCGGTCTTTGGAAGAAGGATTTGCACCAGGCCAGGGAGAAGAAGCAAAGAAAAGTTTTGAGCAATCCATTCCACTGGGACGGTACGGTACAAATGAAGAAGTCGCAAGACTGGTCTTGTTTCTTGCCAGTGACGATAGTGAATTCATCACAGGTACCGTCAATCCGGTGGATGGTGGCATGACGGCCTGAGAAGGCAGTTCTCGATGCACACTAAATTCTGAATGCTGAATTCTAAAATTCAGCATTCAGAATTCATCTTGTGAATGATTGAATTAGATTTTATAAAAAAGATATATTTTTGATAATAATATAGTTTTTTTCTTAAATATCAAGTACAGCAGTTTTTAATCTATATGTTATCCACTTTGTCATTCAACTATTCATATATACGATTAACAATATTATCTTGCTTTATGTCGCTTTTCGGTGTATCTTACCCCCGGGGTGGGGGGCGTCACCTAAGCGAAATTATATATCACATCTCTCTTATAATCCTGGTGCTAAATCAAATGAATCGTCAATTCTATTAAAGAAGTTGGTAGCTGGAAATTGGCGTTTCTTCGCTCCTGGGGTTTCAGTCGAAAGTCGACAGTCAACAGTCGTTAGTCGGCAGTGGACAGTAGCTTGGGGATTGGGGGATTGGATGATTGGCCCCCTAGTCACGCATTACGCGTTACGCGTCACTTTTTCAGTCGACTGTCTGTAGCGAAGAAGGCTGGCACGTTGTGCCTTTTGGAAGTTGGACGTTGAAAGTTGTTCTCGCTTTTGACGAATCAATTTATTCGATCCCCCAAATCCTCCCAATCCCCTCGTCACTGTAGACTGTCCACCCTGTGAAATACACTTCACCCATCCACAGAGCAGACTGTCGACTGATGACTTTCGACTGATGACTTTTTTCGACTGATGACTGTCGACTGATGACTGCCGACTGATGACTGCCGACTAAACAATTACTTCCCAAGCAGTTTAAACATGTTCTTTTTGTACGCTTCCACACCGGGCTGGTCAAAGGGATTCACGCCCAATGTATATCCATAGATAGCAATGGCAAATTCAAAGATGACCAGCAATTCAAATAGGTTTTCCTCATCCAGGCGATCCAGGTAAAAGGCAGAAACCGGCACTCCGCCATCCTCATGGGCCTGGCGGGTTCCTTCATAAGCTTTCCGGTTAATCCAGCTCATTTTTTTACCCGTCAGATAATCCAGTCCGTCCAGATTTTGCCTGCTTTTTTCCACGGCAAGATCTGTTTCATAGTGTTCAATCACAAGGAATGTTTCAAAAATATTCCGGGTTCCTTCCTGAATCCATTGCCCCAGACTATGAAGATCCGTCGTAAAATCAGCAGAAGCCGGATAGAGTCCTTTTCCTTCTTTCCCCTCGCTTTCTCCAAAAAGCTGTTTCCACCATTCGGCAAGATAGTGCATCTGCGGTTCAAAGGTGGCAAGGATTTCAATGGCTTTTCCGTTTTTCCAAAGGATTTTCCGGTTCCGGGCATAGCGAAAAGCCGGATTTTGCCGGTCATCAAGAGATCCCTGTTGATATCCGGCCTTGGCACCTTTCAAAATCTTTTTCAGATCTCCCCCGGTGGCAAGTACGGGCAGGAGTCCTACCGGAGTGAGGACAGAAAACCGTCCGCCCACATTATCCGGAATGGTAAAAGTCCGGTATCCCTCCTGCTCACTCAGGGTGCGAAGGGCACCTTTTGAAGCATCGGTTGTGGCAATGATCCGTTTGGAAGTTTCTTTTCCATATTTCTTCTCAGCCAATTGCTTTAAAAAGCGGAATGCCACACCCGGTTCGGTGGTCGTCCCGGATTTGGAAATGACATTGATATAAAAATCTTTGTTTTCGAGTTCTTTCAGGAGCCGGCTTAATTCCAAAGGACTCAAATGGTGACCGGCAAAGCGAATCCTGTCATTTTCAGGAAAGAGGGAATGAATAACGGCTTTGGCTCCCAGATAAGATCCTCCGATGCCCACACAGACCAGGAGGTCGCCACTTGATTTAATTTCCTCAGCCACGCGGGACAGTGGTTCAAATTCTTCAGGGCTTTGCAAAGGCAAATCCATCCATCCTAAAAATTCATGTCCGGGGCCTTTTCTATCCAGAAGCAGATGGAGGGATTCATGGGTTCTGTCCTCCACATCTTCCACATGAATGGGTTCAAATGAATGGCAAAGTTTTTCATCATCATAGCGTACAGACATGGGCTCGATCCTTATTCTTTTATCTGTTTGATACGGTGACTTTCAAAACGTCGCAGGTTTTTTTAAAAAAATTCATTCATCTTTACGGAAAAAAGATATGAAACACTGCATTAATCTGGAAGATGGTGAAAGGTAAAATGGCTTTTGATTGCCTGGGCTGTCAGCTCTGGTGAATGGGTCCCGATAAAGGTGGCTGCAAGTGCCCCGGCTGCTGCCCCGAATTCTACGCAGGCCGGTATATCCCATCCCTGAAGGAGTCCCCAGATAAACCCCGCATGAAAAATATCCCCGCTGCCGTTGCTGTCCACTGCATCCACATGAAAGGCAGGCTGAAAGGCGGTGCCTTCCCGGTTACCATATACCACCCCTCCGGCTCCCAGCGTAATGCCCGCCATCTTCACCGGTGGTTTGGATAAAAAATGACAGGCTGTAAAAAGATCGATTGTGCCCAGAGTTTGGGTGACACCTTCCTTCGGAACCAGCCAGTAATCGATACAGGTAGACCATTTTTCCAGATTTAGTACGCGGGTTCCGGGATCAAGAACAGTAATAACCCCCTTTTCATGGGCTTCCCGGCCAAGCCGGTATTCAGTTTCTTCGTAACGGCCCTCCAGAAGCAGGATATCTCCGGGAGTCATGGACTCGACAAAGTCGGCGTGGTATGCCGGACAGCATAGTACATCATGGGATAAGATTGCTGTCCGTTTACCATGGTTGGATTTTTCGATGAGAATATAGGCAACGGGGCTGGCTAACTTTTTTTTGGTCTGAATAAAATCCGTCCTGACACCCTGGCTTCCGATTTCATCAACCACCGTCCGGCCGGTCCCATCATCCCCTACCGCCGCAAGCAGAGCCGTTTCCACACCGGAACGGGAAAGAAAGGCAAGGGCGTTGGACGCCGGTCCGCCAAAAAACCGGTGGAAGTCTGATGTGATCCTTTTTTCATTCAGGGCAGGGTAAGAATCCAAAAACAACACATGGTCATAGACCAGAAGACCGCTTGCGTAAACCTTCGGCATTCTCTGCTTTTCTCCGGGTATCATTTAAAACTGCCGGATGGTGCGAATCTGCTGATAGGCATCGTTAATCATTTTAAATTTTTCCTCGGCGGTTTTGACCAAATCCGGTCCAAGGTGTGCCACTTTATCCGGATGATAGAGACGGGCAAGGCGTTTATAGGAAGCCTTGATTTCATCATCAGTAGCCTGGGGACTGACTTCCAGAATTTTATAGAGCGCATCATCCGTTTTCGGTTGATAAACATTGAGAACAGACTCATAATCCTGAACAGAAAAACCCAGATTCATGGCGACTTTTTCAATAGCCTTCCGTTCAGCCCGGTCAATTTGCCCATCAGCCTGGGCC
This window of the Candidatus Neomarinimicrobiota bacterium genome carries:
- a CDS encoding ribokinase; its protein translation is MPKVYASGLLVYDHVLFLDSYPALNEKRITSDFHRFFGGPASNALAFLSRSGVETALLAAVGDDGTGRTVVDEIGSQGVRTDFIQTKKKLASPVAYILIEKSNHGKRTAILSHDVLCCPAYHADFVESMTPGDILLLEGRYEETEYRLGREAHEKGVITVLDPGTRVLNLEKWSTCIDYWLVPKEGVTQTLGTIDLFTACHFLSKPPVKMAGITLGAGGVVYGNREGTAFQPAFHVDAVDSNGSGDIFHAGFIWGLLQGWDIPACVEFGAAAGALAATFIGTHSPELTAQAIKSHFTFHHLPD
- a CDS encoding biotin--[acetyl-CoA-carboxylase] ligase, which translates into the protein MTDQSPSDPELFTFPHRQIAKRVFKTREITSTNDVMLKDPEKLFHSGDVLWSLRQSKGRGRYDRVWNSPQGGLYFSILFEDIPRLSAFYPYVLLCALAIRNVLADRTREDFFTIKWPNDVYADYHKIAGILIQSHTAYQGSRAVIGMGINLNNPMQHLSNLRSPAISLYELTGNPTEPESFLEDLLDRADAYYRDFIHLRFSHYLPELNRVLYSKDKSLILTEGKHQRIVIPREFTKDGYLKCEEDGETVILMV
- a CDS encoding SDR family oxidoreductase; its protein translation is MKRFEGKTAVITGGAGGIGSITGELMAKEGAKVLLVDLHEDDLKKTVEKINNPNVHYFAADVTDEKQVQAYAKKAEELFSHVDIFFNNAGIEGKVLPLEDYPSDLYRKVIDVNVHGVYYGLKYIFPLMKKSGKGGSVIITSSVAGIKGTPNVLPYVTSKHAIIGMMRSAALEGAPHKIRVNTVNPSPIDNRMMRSLEEGFAPGQGEEAKKSFEQSIPLGRYGTNEEVARLVLFLASDDSEFITGTVNPVDGGMTA
- a CDS encoding glucose-6-phosphate isomerase, with amino-acid sequence MSVRYDDEKLCHSFEPIHVEDVEDRTHESLHLLLDRKGPGHEFLGWMDLPLQSPEEFEPLSRVAEEIKSSGDLLVCVGIGGSYLGAKAVIHSLFPENDRIRFAGHHLSPLELSRLLKELENKDFYINVISKSGTTTEPGVAFRFLKQLAEKKYGKETSKRIIATTDASKGALRTLSEQEGYRTFTIPDNVGGRFSVLTPVGLLPVLATGGDLKKILKGAKAGYQQGSLDDRQNPAFRYARNRKILWKNGKAIEILATFEPQMHYLAEWWKQLFGESEGKEGKGLYPASADFTTDLHSLGQWIQEGTRNIFETFLVIEHYETDLAVEKSRQNLDGLDYLTGKKMSWINRKAYEGTRQAHEDGGVPVSAFYLDRLDEENLFELLVIFEFAIAIYGYTLGVNPFDQPGVEAYKKNMFKLLGK